A genomic stretch from Engraulis encrasicolus isolate BLACKSEA-1 chromosome 10, IST_EnEncr_1.0, whole genome shotgun sequence includes:
- the si:dkey-42i9.4 gene encoding protein BTG1 has protein sequence MKTEVSAASSFIASLLRTTGLLSEHQLEQFSLALEEALGDHYQHHWFPQAPCKGSGYRCIRINHKMDPVIGKAACTVGLTVEQLFSLLPRELTLWVDPYEVSYRIGEDGSICVLYESTPPTPAHSDSTDFASCKNGIRMGQTSPSESFNIMAVSS, from the exons atgaaaacggAAGTTTCAGCGGCCTCGAGCTTTATAGCCAGCTTGCTAAGAACCACTGGATTACTATCCGAACACCAGTTGGAGCAGTTCAGTTTGGCGCTGGAGGAAGCCCTGGGCG ATCACTACCAGCATCACTGGTTCCCCCAAGCTCCGTGCAAAGGATCTGGTTACCGATGCATCAGAATCAATCATAAAATGGACCCTGTGATCGGCAAAGCAGCTTGTACCGTTGGGCTCACCGTCGAACAACTTTTCTCATTGCTTCCCCGTGAATTAACACTGTGGGTCGATCCATACGAGGTATCATATCGCATAGGAGAGGACGGCTCTATTTGTGTGCTCTATGAGTCCACCCCACCAACACCAGCTCATTCGGACTCCACGGACTTCGCTAGTTGCAAAAATGGAATCAGAATGGGGCAAACAAGCCCCTCAGAGTCATTCAACATAATGGCTGTTTCAAGCTAA
- the LOC134457361 gene encoding small integral membrane protein 4 — protein sequence MFRKNRNVKYFLGLVPGKKRLGTYRFLPIFFCIGGVMEWIMINVRIGRETFYDVYRRKQSERAYQKKIDEGVIVLTEPASGEQH from the exons ATGTTTCGAAAGAACCGGAACGTGAAATACTTTCTCGGCCTTGTGCCGGGAAAAAAAAGATTAGGAACATACAGATTCCTGCCCATCTTTTTCTGCATTGGAGGAGTGATGGAATGGATCATGATAAACGTGAGAATCGGAAGAGAGACTTTCT ATGATGTCTACAGAAGAAAGCAATCAGAAAGAGCCTATCAGAAGAAGATTGACGAGGGAGTGATAGTACTTACGGAGCCCGCATCGGGCGAACAGCATTGA
- the kctd6b gene encoding BTB/POZ domain-containing protein KCTD6, giving the protein MENGDWDYMMNKPVTLNVGGHLYTTAMSTLQRYPDSMLGAMFCGDLPTTRDSQGNYFIDRDGTLFHYILNFLRTSELILPVDFMKTDLLRKEADFYQIEPLIQCLNNPKPAYPPDTFEQMTKPVTLNVGGHLYTTTLSTLQRYPDSMLGAMFCGDLPTTRDSQGNYFIDRDGTLFHYILNFLRTSELILPVDFMKTDLLRKEADFYQIEPLIQCLNNPKPAYPQDTFEQATKPVTLNVGGHLYTTTMSTLQRYPDSMLGGMFRGDLPTTRDSQGNYFIDRDGTLFRYILNFLRTSELILPVSFTELDLLRKEADFYQIEPLIDSLNDPKPLYSLNAYEQMIKPVTLNVGGHMYTTTLSTLQRYPDSMLGAMFRGDLPTTRDAQGNYFIDRDGTLFRFVLNFLRSSELTRPLDFTEMDLLRKEADFYQIEPLIHSLNDTKPPYPLDTFEQVVELSSTRKLSKYSNPVAVIITQLTITTKVHALLEGISNNFTKWNKHMMDTRDCQVSFTFGPCDYHQEVALRVHLMDYITKQGFTIRNTRVHHMSERANENTVEHNWTFCRPAYKVED; this is encoded by the exons ATGGAGAATGGAGACTGGGACTATATG ATGAACAAACCAGTGACCCTAAATGTGGGTGGGCACCTGTACACCACCGCCATGTCCACCCTTCAGCGCTACCCAGACTCCATGCTGGGTGCCATGTTCTGTGGAGACCTACCCACCACTCGGGACTCACAGGGGAACTACTTCATCGACCGTGACGGGACCCTCTTCCATTACATTCTAAACTTCCTTCGCACGTCCGAGCTCATCTTGCCAGTCGACTTCATGAAGACGGACCTGCTGCGGAAAGAGGCAGATTTCTACCAGATAGAACCCCTCATCCAGTGTCTGAACAACCCCAAGCCAGCTTATCCCCCAGACACCTTTGAGCAG ATGACCAAACCGGTGACCCTAAATGTGGGGGGGCACCTCTACACCACAACTTTGTCCACCCTCCAGCGCTACCCAGACTCCATGCTGGGTGCCATGTTCTGTGGAGACCTACCCACCACTCGGGACTCACAGGGGAACTACTTCATCGACCGTGACGGGACCCTCTTCCATTACATTCTAAACTTCCTTCGCACGTCCGAGCTCATTCTGCCAGTCGACTTCATGAAGACGGACCTGCTGCGGAAAGAGGCAGATTTCTACCAGATAGAACCCCTCATCCAGTGTCTGAACAACCCTAAGCCAGCTTATCCCCAAGACACCTTTGAACAG GCGACCAAACCAGTGACCCTGAATGTTGGTGGCCACTTGTACACCACCACCATGTCCACCCTTCAGCGCTACCCAGACTCCATGCTGGGTGGTATGTTCCGTGGGGATCTCCCCACCACTCGGGACTCACAGGGGAACTACTTCATCGACCGTGACGGGACCCTCTTTCGTTACATTCTGAACTTCCTTCGCACGTCAGAGCTCATTCTGCCCGTCAGCTTCACAGAGCTGGACCTCCTGCGTAAAGAGGCCGACTTCTATCAGATTGAGCCTCTGATAGACAGTCTGAACGATCCCAAGCCCCTCTATTCACTAAACGCCTATGAACAG ATGATCAAGCCCGTGACCCTAAATGTGGGTGGGCACATGTACACTACGACCTTGTCCACTCTCCAGCGCTACCCAGACTCTATGCTGGGCGCCATGTTCCGCGGAGACCTGCCCACCACGCGGGACGCTCAAGGAAACTACTTCATCGACCGCGACGGGACCCTCTTCCGGTTCGTACTGAACTTCCTGCGCTCGTCCGAGCTCACGCGTCCCTTGGACTTCACGGAGATGGACCTCTTGCGCAAGGAGGCGGACTTTTACCAGATCGAGCCTCTGATCCACTCCCTGAACGACACAAAGCCGCCGTACCCGCTGGACACCTTCGAGCAGGTAGTGGAGCTGTCCAGCACACGCAAGCTCTCCAAGTACTCCAACCCGGTGGCGGTGATCATCACGCagctcaccatcaccaccaaggtGCACGCCCTGCTGGAGGGCATCTCCAACAACTTCACCAAGTGGAACAAGCACATGATGGACACGCGGGACTGCCAGGTGTCCTTCACCTTTGGCCCCTGCGACTACCACCAGGAGGTGGCCCTCAGAGTGCACCTCATGGACTACATCACCAAGCAGGGCTTCACCATCAGGAACACGCGCGTCCACCACATGAGCGAGCGGGCCAACGAGAACACGGTGGAGCACAACTGGACGTTCTGTAGGCCGGCGTACAAAGTGGAGGACTAG
- the ognb gene encoding osteoglycin, paralog b, producing MDLKTLFFSVLLLCISQLLTAEKSTLRSYRDATSMTNKNKFRLKSPAVFVEAKEDERWKRSADETSMVLASPDYLNQEAAPGRGEELPTCLLCVCLTGSVYCEEVTPDLTSVPALPRETTYLYARFNKIAKITNKDFADITTLRRIDLTGNLISSIDDGAFAKLDNLQELNLENNKLTKLPILPAKLSVFNANYNMLKTKGVKSTVFKKLTNLAYVYLSHNELEAVPQLPESVRIVHLQNNNIATVTDETFCKGNNTYYIRYTLEEIRLDRNPVDLSKHQESFNCLRSLPFGLY from the exons ATGGACCTGAAGACCTTGTTTTTCTCGGTTCTACTTCTGTGTATTTCGCAGTTACTCACAGCTGAGAAAAGCACCCTGAGATCCTACAGAGATGCGACTTctatgacaaacaaaaacaagtttCGACTTAAGAGCCCTGCAGTTTTTGTGGAAGCTAAGGAG GATGAAAGATGGAAGCGGTCTGCCGATGAGACAAGTATGGTCCTTGCCAGCCCAGACTACTTGAACCAGGAGGCAGCTCCTGGAAGAGGCGAGG AGCTGCCAacctgcttgctgtgtgtgtgtctgactggctCGGTGTACTGTGAAGAGGTTACTCCAGACTTGACTTCAGTGCCTGCACTTCCAAGGGAGACAACATACCTATATGCACGCTTCAACAAGATCGCCAAGATAACCAATAAAGACTTTGCGGACATCA CTACTCTGAGAAGAATCGACCTGACAGGCAACCTCATCTCTAGCATTGACGATGGAGCGTTTGCGAAGTTGGACAACCTACAAGAACTCAACctggaaaataataaacttacaaagCTCCCCATACTGCCAGCAAAGCTTTCAGTTTTTAATGCAAATTACAACATGCTGAAAACAAAAGGTGTTAAATCAACAGTTTTCAAG AAACTGACCAACCTGGCATATGTGTACCTGAGTCACAACGAACTTGAAGCAGTCCCCCAGCTCCCAGAGTCTGTGCGCATTGTGCACCTACAG AACAACAACATAGCGACCGTGACTGATGAGACTTTCTGCAAAGGTAACAACACGTACTACATCAGATACACCTTGGAGGAGATCCGTCTGGACCGCAACCCTGTTGATCTGTCCAAGCACCAAGAAAGCTTCAACTGCCTAAGATCTCTACCGTTTGGACTGTATTAG